One part of the Granulicella arctica genome encodes these proteins:
- a CDS encoding DUF2946 family protein, with protein sequence MLGVLLLIVMSTVQVCHTHDPLLQQSNLHHGTPRPNQNQSPTPTPDHCPLCMALHAAMPATAQSAPEPVLLVQTLNSPAADARRIVPWHFHLAIRPPPVDAPRA encoded by the coding sequence ATGCTGGGCGTGCTCCTTCTTATCGTGATGAGCACCGTGCAGGTCTGCCACACGCACGATCCGCTGCTGCAACAGTCGAATCTGCACCACGGCACTCCCCGCCCGAATCAAAATCAAAGCCCCACCCCCACCCCGGACCATTGCCCCCTGTGTATGGCCTTGCACGCCGCCATGCCAGCCACCGCGCAAAGCGCCCCGGAGCCCGTCCTGCTCGTACAGACGCTCAACTCCCCTGCCGCCGACGCCCGGCGCATCGTCCCCTGGCACTTCCATCTCGCCATCCGCCCTCCACCTGTCGACGCTCCCCGCGCGTAG
- a CDS encoding GGDEF domain-containing protein — translation MREKRQFEVIESRQMDHLRVFHDVARALTSSLEVEEILSAIMHKMAQFFGPERWSLLMVDERNQELYYAIAVGENADSLKGLRVPLGEGVAGWVASTGNPLVVPDVSLDPHWSAYAKRHPDLNIHSIACLPVRAENRTLGVIQLLNSKLDLLSEYSISFLRILCDYAAIAIRNARSMKMIQELSITDDCTGLFNARHLYEMLDQQILGSVHTRKTQFSLIFLDLDHFKLVNDTHGHQRGTRLLAEIGSLLKRCLGPSNYAFRYGGDEFVALLPNLGKQAATTLTIGVCEQLRKARFLEGDGLSLNICASFGLATFPEDGTTVHDILRTADMMMYEAKISRNNVAVAGQGLVMDTPTPAELRSEIRLTEKRRVNISGIN, via the coding sequence GTGAGAGAGAAACGACAGTTCGAAGTCATCGAAAGCCGTCAGATGGATCATCTGCGCGTCTTTCACGATGTAGCACGTGCGCTCACCTCCTCCCTTGAAGTCGAAGAGATCCTCAGTGCCATCATGCACAAGATGGCGCAGTTCTTCGGCCCCGAGCGATGGTCTCTCCTCATGGTCGACGAGCGCAACCAGGAGCTCTACTATGCCATCGCCGTCGGCGAAAATGCAGACAGCCTCAAGGGCCTGCGCGTCCCCCTCGGAGAGGGTGTCGCCGGCTGGGTCGCCTCCACCGGCAACCCGCTCGTCGTCCCCGACGTCTCGCTCGACCCGCACTGGTCCGCCTACGCGAAACGTCACCCCGACCTGAACATCCACTCCATCGCCTGTCTCCCCGTCCGTGCAGAGAACCGGACCCTCGGCGTCATCCAGCTCCTCAACAGCAAGCTCGACCTGCTCTCCGAGTACTCCATCTCCTTCCTACGCATCCTCTGCGACTACGCCGCCATCGCCATCCGCAACGCCCGCTCCATGAAGATGATTCAGGAGCTCAGCATCACCGACGACTGTACCGGCCTCTTCAACGCGCGCCACCTCTACGAGATGCTGGACCAGCAGATCCTCGGCTCCGTCCACACGCGCAAAACTCAGTTCAGCCTCATCTTTCTCGATCTCGACCACTTCAAGCTGGTCAACGACACCCACGGCCACCAGCGCGGCACCCGTCTGCTCGCCGAGATCGGCAGCCTCCTCAAACGCTGCCTTGGCCCGTCCAACTACGCCTTTCGCTACGGTGGTGACGAGTTCGTCGCCCTCCTGCCGAACCTCGGCAAGCAGGCCGCCACCACCCTCACCATCGGCGTCTGCGAGCAGCTACGCAAGGCCCGCTTCCTCGAAGGAGACGGCCTTTCGCTCAACATCTGCGCCAGCTTTGGGCTCGCCACCTTCCCCGAAGATGGCACCACCGTCCACGACATCCTCCGCACTGCGGACATGATGATGTACGAGGCCAAGATCTCCCGCAACAACGTAGCCGTCGCCGGCCAGGGCCTCGTCATGGACACCCCCACCCCCGCCGAGCTCCGCAGCGAGATCCGCCTCACCGAAAAGCGCCGCGTCAACATCAGCGGCATAAATTAG
- the moaA gene encoding GTP 3',8-cyclase MoaA yields the protein MAASVSYIPASSSATVLEPEAPGRLRDSHGRAITDLRVSVTDRCNYKCVYCRTGNEGAQFTELPIADYLRMVRIFVSLGIEKIRLTGGEPLLRSGLVEMIEELARMRTAYSADGTPTEAGEPLDIALTTNGHLLADLAAPLKAAGLDRVTVSMDAVDPATFSAITRVPRSFDKVLAGVRTAQAAGLGPVKVNCVLLRGFNDNQIEAFAELSRRERVIVRFIEWMPLEEPSAGPDARSWKPETVVPMDEIVARLNDYRPLVPLAPNAASETARRFTFDDGLGEIGIIAPVSNPFCGHCSRVRLTSDGKIRTCLFSQSDHDLAGKMLRGATDADLAHYVRTIVYRKEARHHIGEPGFQKPSRNMVHIGG from the coding sequence ATGGCAGCTTCCGTCTCGTACATCCCGGCATCCAGCTCCGCCACCGTCCTCGAACCCGAGGCTCCCGGCCGCCTGCGCGACAGCCACGGCCGAGCCATCACCGACCTCCGCGTCTCCGTCACCGACCGCTGCAACTACAAGTGCGTCTACTGCCGCACCGGCAACGAGGGCGCCCAGTTCACCGAGCTCCCCATCGCCGACTACCTCCGCATGGTCCGCATCTTCGTCTCCCTCGGCATCGAAAAGATCCGCCTCACCGGCGGCGAACCCCTCCTCCGCTCCGGCCTCGTCGAGATGATCGAAGAGCTAGCCCGCATGCGCACCGCATACTCCGCAGACGGCACCCCCACCGAAGCCGGAGAGCCTTTAGACATCGCCCTCACCACCAACGGCCACCTCCTCGCCGACCTCGCCGCGCCCCTCAAAGCCGCAGGACTCGATCGCGTCACCGTCAGCATGGACGCCGTCGATCCCGCCACCTTCAGCGCTATCACTCGCGTCCCCCGCAGCTTCGATAAGGTCCTCGCCGGAGTCCGCACAGCCCAGGCCGCCGGACTCGGCCCCGTCAAGGTCAACTGCGTCCTCCTCCGCGGCTTCAACGACAACCAGATCGAAGCCTTCGCCGAACTCTCCCGCCGCGAACGCGTCATCGTCCGCTTCATCGAGTGGATGCCCCTGGAAGAGCCTTCAGCCGGACCGGACGCCCGAAGCTGGAAGCCCGAAACCGTCGTCCCCATGGACGAGATCGTCGCTCGCCTCAACGACTACCGCCCTCTGGTCCCACTCGCTCCAAACGCCGCCAGCGAGACCGCCCGCCGCTTCACCTTCGACGATGGGCTCGGCGAGATCGGCATCATCGCCCCCGTCTCAAACCCCTTTTGTGGCCACTGTAGCCGCGTCCGCCTCACCTCAGACGGCAAGATCCGCACCTGCCTCTTCTCCCAGAGCGATCACGACCTCGCCGGCAAAATGCTCCGTGGAGCCACCGATGCGGACCTCGCTCATTACGTCCGTACTATTGTCTATCGGAAGGAAGCCCGTCATCATATCGGAGAGCCCGGCTTTCAAAAACCATCCCGTAACATGGTTCATATCGGCGGCTAA
- a CDS encoding acyltransferase, which translates to MPNQSYRDLKPTPEAEATYRRWLSHLNDDLTRHTSPERRSEIVRDELFQIFLGRPHGGKINATLTSELATSVLAESFDPRNITLEPEYYGDVDPDRYAERKPLIYLWQMFDKSPLGLNHWLGFRLRCMLGKHIFKHLGKGVKIFHNVEFTFGYNLTIEDNCTIHRNVLLDDRGEIILHAGTSISDYANIYSHTHDINHQADVTNKVTELGPRARVTYHATVLAGASIGEDAMLGAMGLATRPVPDSSVSVGIPAQVKRQKDRPS; encoded by the coding sequence ATGCCCAACCAATCCTATCGCGACCTGAAGCCCACCCCCGAAGCCGAAGCCACCTACCGCCGCTGGCTCTCGCACCTCAACGACGACCTCACCCGCCACACCTCGCCCGAACGCCGCTCCGAGATCGTCCGCGACGAGCTCTTCCAGATCTTCCTAGGCCGACCCCACGGCGGCAAGATCAACGCCACCCTCACCAGCGAGCTCGCCACCAGCGTCCTCGCCGAGTCCTTCGACCCCCGCAACATCACCCTCGAGCCCGAGTACTACGGCGACGTCGACCCCGACCGCTACGCCGAGCGCAAACCCCTCATCTACCTCTGGCAGATGTTCGACAAGTCGCCCCTCGGCCTCAACCACTGGCTCGGCTTCCGCCTCCGCTGCATGCTCGGCAAACACATCTTCAAACACCTCGGCAAAGGCGTGAAGATCTTCCACAACGTCGAGTTCACCTTCGGCTACAACCTCACCATCGAAGACAACTGCACCATCCACCGCAATGTCCTGCTCGACGACCGCGGCGAGATCATCCTCCACGCAGGCACCAGCATCTCCGACTACGCCAACATCTACAGCCATACCCACGACATCAACCATCAGGCCGACGTCACCAACAAAGTCACCGAACTCGGCCCCCGCGCCCGCGTCACCTACCACGCCACCGTCCTCGCCGGAGCCAGCATCGGCGAAGACGCCATGCTCGGCGCCATGGGCCTCGCCACCCGGCCCGTCCCCGACTCCTCCGTCTCCGTCGGCATCCCCGCCCAGGTAAAACGACAGAAGGACAGGCCCAGCTAG
- a CDS encoding BrnA antitoxin family protein — protein MKSSAKKHMLPTPKFVSESEERAFWEDKQNDSTQYVDWTKASLVRLPYLQPSTKTISLRLPESLLDDIRVQANRLDVPYQSLMKLWLAEKAGKRAFRSSK, from the coding sequence ATGAAGAGTTCTGCAAAAAAACACATGCTGCCAACTCCTAAGTTCGTCTCGGAGTCCGAAGAGCGAGCCTTCTGGGAAGACAAGCAGAACGACAGCACCCAATACGTCGACTGGACCAAAGCCTCTCTGGTGCGTCTCCCGTACCTGCAACCATCGACGAAGACGATCTCCCTGCGGCTTCCTGAGAGCCTGCTGGACGATATCCGCGTCCAGGCCAACCGCCTCGACGTACCCTATCAATCCCTGATGAAGCTCTGGCTTGCCGAAAAAGCCGGGAAACGCGCCTTCCGTTCTTCGAAGTAG
- a CDS encoding BrnT family toxin → MVAAMTFDKVTGFDWDDANRRKNEKHSVTQSEAEQVFMNVPLVVVEDDQHSMSEARFHALGLSDARRRLHVTFTLRHRGEKIRPISIRPMSRKERSIYEEFCKKTHAANS, encoded by the coding sequence ATGGTGGCTGCGATGACGTTCGATAAAGTCACTGGTTTCGATTGGGACGACGCCAATCGGCGAAAAAACGAGAAGCACAGCGTGACACAATCGGAGGCGGAGCAGGTGTTCATGAACGTTCCGTTGGTCGTAGTCGAAGACGACCAGCACTCCATGTCCGAAGCTCGTTTTCATGCACTTGGCTTAAGTGATGCGAGGCGCCGTCTCCACGTCACCTTTACGTTACGTCACCGGGGCGAAAAGATACGTCCCATCTCAATCAGGCCGATGAGCCGAAAGGAGCGGTCGATCTATGAAGAGTTCTGCAAAAAAACACATGCTGCCAACTCCTAA
- a CDS encoding SIMPL domain-containing protein, which produces MKILPLIALTLGTASIAASPLCAQTIQVNKENRTIAVTATDKVILQADIATVHIGFIAYGPDSDTAYASGSRLSNAIYQAVLATGIAKDAIESENQNVSPVQEYQIDKLTPEQKAQRQFQVSQSWTVRTGAADVSKILDVAVKAGANQSGQIDWSLKDQNAAEAEAAAKALQRARSVADQMARGLNTKLGELVYASNEVESEPIRPIIRKMPMGAAIQADQVAPLAINPRQIEKTATVQAIFAIE; this is translated from the coding sequence ATGAAAATCCTCCCCCTCATCGCGCTCACCCTCGGCACAGCCTCCATCGCAGCCTCACCCCTGTGCGCCCAGACCATCCAGGTCAACAAAGAGAACCGCACCATCGCCGTCACCGCAACCGATAAGGTCATCCTCCAGGCCGACATCGCCACCGTCCACATCGGCTTCATCGCCTACGGCCCCGACAGCGACACCGCCTATGCCAGCGGCTCTCGCCTCTCGAACGCCATCTACCAGGCCGTCCTCGCCACCGGCATCGCCAAGGACGCCATCGAGAGCGAAAACCAGAACGTCTCCCCCGTGCAGGAGTATCAGATCGACAAGCTCACCCCCGAACAGAAGGCCCAGCGCCAGTTCCAGGTCTCCCAAAGCTGGACCGTCCGGACTGGAGCCGCAGACGTTTCGAAGATTCTAGACGTAGCCGTCAAAGCCGGAGCCAACCAAAGCGGCCAGATCGACTGGAGCCTCAAGGATCAGAACGCCGCCGAGGCCGAAGCCGCCGCCAAAGCCCTCCAGCGCGCCCGCAGCGTAGCCGACCAGATGGCCCGCGGCCTCAACACCAAACTCGGCGAGCTCGTCTACGCCAGCAACGAAGTCGAATCCGAGCCCATCCGCCCCATCATACGCAAGATGCCCATGGGCGCCGCCATCCAGGCGGACCAGGTAGCCCCCCTCGCCATCAATCCCCGTCAGATAGAAAAAACCGCCACCGTCCAAGCCATCTTCGCCATCGAATAG